A genomic window from Streptomyces sp. NBC_01429 includes:
- a CDS encoding non-ribosomal peptide synthetase, producing the protein MTTPRGPSDDPQDAEQLLPLSFGQQRLWAISQSEDASTAYNCLMAFRVRGPLDRATLSRALAAVADRQESLRTRFARVGGEARQRIDPPGSGFALTVVDLSDAADPEARLAGLQRQERETPFDLARGPLARGRLALLGPAHHALLVTVHHTVFDGTSVEIMMRDLGASYAGLRRGAADPLPPLPTPFAAHTRRHLDWAEGDEAEAQTRYWREALAGAPPLLALPTDRPRPPEQSYAGGRVAVRLDPSVTSDLRALAHGEGATLFTALLTGWYTLLHRLTGEEDLVVGVPVSGRTGPDAADVIGFFVNSLALRVDLSGGLSGTEALRRVHTSLRAALNHQQLPLERVVSAVNPPRSPAHTPLFQTMLSWGVVSYKGMLELPDADVEPLEFGGGSAMFDLALSLAREDGGVSGYLDYPDALFDEETAHAYIRYLIRLLAQLAADPGRSIDDLELLDEDERRGLLAEGRGRITPEPAAGPLDRFREQVRVRPDAPAVVGGGTELTYAALDRRANRLAHALIARGVRPGQVVGLHCGRSAEFLVGIWGVLKAGAGYLPLDPGQPAGRLRVIVEEAAPAVILSDRAAPPGPWPSLREVEAEAACEEPPGVTSRPSDLAYVIYTSGSTGRPKGVAVTHGNVANLIGTWLARHDAIPGEASSAWASFGFDASVHELFLPLTTGAVLHLVPEDLRGDPGALMGWLREHRIVHAWLPAAYVTWIDEDPASRLAGLALRQLATGAEPLPEKALHRMREVLPELSVRYVYGPTETTVYSITYDDPRALDRRCPIGRPVDNTRIYLLDRRGAPVPPGVAGEVFIGGAGVARGYLNRPELTDERFLPDPFLPGERVYRTGDLARRLRDGNYAFAGRLDDQVKLRGFRIEPGEVAAALRELPGVTEAVVLADRDPAGEPRLVAGIGRTEGPARGSHEWRAALADRLPDYMIPSLFAEFPRLPLNRSGKLDRRALLERAREALPAQVNTHAPRDRVEMSLYRIWRQVLVHPGIGITDDFFAVGGTSLAAIKVSHLVHEHFGTALPIRDILQHPTIERLAARLRTRTPAETDEALIEFRPARDGRRVVCVHPAGGTAFCYLPLATALPEETGVQGVQAPGINAGERPLPSVEAMAEHYLSLVRPGPDESLVLVGLSFGGLVAHEMGRRLARAGHRRTAVVLLDTHGTDDTAGRADFEPVGAAEFREKLVRFNGMYPGIDDAQIDRYFQIYNHHRVAARDHTPGPTDAPLLLVQAESDAPDPDEAAAADEELRGFWHRRARGGLTVERVKGGHWDVLEGESVPFIADLITGRFERLDATPPPTA; encoded by the coding sequence ATGACCACCCCCCGCGGCCCGTCGGACGACCCCCAGGACGCCGAACAGCTCCTCCCGCTGTCCTTCGGACAGCAGCGGCTGTGGGCCATCTCCCAGTCGGAGGACGCCAGCACGGCGTACAACTGCCTGATGGCCTTCCGCGTGCGCGGGCCACTGGACCGCGCGACCCTGTCCCGGGCCCTGGCCGCGGTGGCCGACCGGCAGGAGTCGCTGCGGACCCGGTTCGCCCGCGTCGGCGGCGAGGCCCGGCAGCGGATCGACCCACCGGGATCCGGGTTCGCCCTGACCGTGGTCGACCTGAGCGACGCGGCCGATCCGGAGGCACGCCTCGCCGGCCTGCAACGCCAGGAGCGGGAAACCCCCTTCGACCTGGCCCGCGGACCGCTGGCCCGGGGCCGGCTGGCCCTCCTCGGCCCCGCGCACCACGCGCTCCTGGTGACGGTGCACCACACCGTCTTCGACGGGACGTCCGTGGAGATCATGATGCGTGATCTCGGCGCCAGCTACGCGGGCCTGCGGCGCGGCGCGGCCGACCCGCTGCCCCCGCTCCCCACCCCGTTCGCCGCCCACACCCGCCGCCATCTGGACTGGGCCGAGGGCGACGAGGCCGAGGCCCAGACCCGCTACTGGCGGGAAGCCCTGGCCGGCGCCCCGCCGCTGCTCGCCCTGCCCACGGACCGGCCGCGTCCGCCCGAGCAGAGCTACGCCGGCGGCCGGGTCGCGGTCCGCCTCGACCCCTCGGTCACCTCGGACCTGCGGGCGCTGGCCCACGGCGAGGGGGCCACGCTGTTCACCGCCCTGCTGACCGGCTGGTACACCCTCCTGCACCGCCTCACCGGCGAGGAGGACCTCGTCGTCGGCGTCCCCGTGTCCGGCCGCACCGGCCCCGACGCCGCCGACGTGATCGGCTTCTTCGTCAACTCCCTCGCCCTGCGCGTCGACCTCTCCGGCGGCCTGAGCGGCACCGAGGCGCTGCGCCGGGTCCACACGTCCCTGCGGGCGGCCCTGAACCATCAGCAGCTGCCGCTGGAACGGGTGGTGAGCGCGGTCAACCCGCCGCGCAGCCCGGCCCACACCCCGCTCTTCCAGACGATGCTGTCGTGGGGCGTGGTCTCCTACAAGGGCATGCTGGAGCTGCCCGACGCCGACGTCGAGCCGCTGGAGTTCGGCGGCGGATCGGCCATGTTCGACCTGGCCCTCTCCCTGGCGAGGGAGGACGGCGGCGTCAGCGGCTACCTGGACTACCCCGACGCGCTGTTCGACGAGGAGACGGCCCACGCGTACATCCGCTACCTGATACGCCTGCTGGCGCAGCTCGCCGCCGATCCCGGCCGGAGCATCGACGACCTCGAACTGCTCGACGAGGACGAACGCCGCGGGCTGCTGGCCGAAGGCCGCGGCCGGATCACCCCCGAGCCCGCCGCCGGCCCGCTCGACCGCTTCCGCGAGCAGGTCCGGGTACGGCCCGACGCCCCCGCCGTGGTGGGCGGCGGTACGGAGCTGACCTACGCCGCCCTCGACCGGCGCGCCAACCGGCTCGCCCACGCCCTCATCGCCCGGGGCGTGCGGCCCGGCCAGGTCGTCGGCCTGCACTGCGGACGCTCCGCGGAGTTCCTGGTGGGCATCTGGGGCGTGCTGAAGGCGGGCGCCGGATACCTTCCGCTGGATCCCGGCCAGCCCGCCGGACGGCTGCGCGTCATCGTGGAGGAGGCCGCCCCCGCCGTGATCCTCAGCGACCGCGCGGCACCGCCCGGCCCCTGGCCGTCGTTGCGGGAGGTGGAGGCCGAGGCGGCGTGCGAGGAGCCGCCCGGCGTCACGAGCCGCCCCTCCGATCTCGCCTACGTGATCTACACCTCGGGCTCCACGGGGCGCCCCAAGGGCGTGGCCGTCACCCATGGCAACGTCGCCAACCTGATCGGCACCTGGCTGGCCCGCCACGACGCCATCCCCGGCGAGGCGTCCTCCGCGTGGGCGAGCTTCGGTTTCGACGCCTCCGTCCACGAACTCTTCCTCCCCCTCACCACGGGCGCCGTGCTGCACCTGGTCCCCGAGGACCTGCGCGGCGACCCCGGGGCGCTGATGGGCTGGCTGCGCGAGCACCGGATCGTGCACGCCTGGCTGCCCGCGGCGTATGTCACGTGGATCGACGAGGACCCCGCGTCCCGGCTGGCGGGACTGGCGCTGCGGCAGCTCGCCACGGGCGCTGAGCCCCTGCCCGAGAAGGCGCTGCACCGGATGCGCGAGGTCCTGCCGGAGCTGTCCGTCCGCTACGTGTACGGGCCGACCGAGACCACCGTCTACAGCATCACCTACGACGATCCCCGGGCCCTGGACAGGCGCTGCCCGATCGGCCGCCCCGTGGACAACACCCGTATCTACCTGCTGGACCGGCGCGGCGCCCCCGTACCGCCCGGTGTCGCGGGGGAGGTGTTCATCGGCGGCGCCGGCGTGGCACGGGGATACCTGAACCGGCCCGAGCTGACCGACGAGCGCTTCCTGCCCGACCCCTTCCTCCCCGGTGAACGGGTCTACCGCACCGGAGACCTGGCACGCCGGCTCCGCGACGGGAACTACGCGTTCGCCGGCCGCCTCGACGACCAGGTCAAGCTGCGCGGCTTCCGTATCGAGCCCGGGGAGGTCGCCGCCGCTCTGCGCGAGCTGCCCGGCGTCACCGAGGCCGTCGTGCTCGCCGACCGCGACCCGGCCGGGGAACCGCGCCTCGTGGCGGGCATCGGCCGCACCGAGGGGCCCGCCCGGGGGTCCCACGAGTGGCGCGCCGCGCTGGCCGACCGCCTGCCGGACTACATGATCCCCTCGCTGTTCGCCGAGTTCCCGCGACTGCCGCTCAACCGCAGCGGCAAGCTGGACCGCCGGGCCCTGCTGGAGCGGGCCAGGGAGGCGCTGCCCGCCCAGGTCAACACCCACGCCCCCCGCGACCGCGTCGAGATGTCGCTGTACCGGATCTGGCGGCAGGTACTGGTGCATCCCGGCATCGGCATCACGGACGACTTCTTCGCGGTCGGCGGCACCTCCCTGGCGGCCATCAAGGTCTCCCACCTCGTCCACGAGCACTTCGGCACGGCCCTGCCGATCCGCGACATCCTCCAGCACCCCACGATCGAACGGCTCGCGGCGCGCCTTCGCACGAGGACACCGGCGGAGACGGACGAGGCGCTGATCGAGTTCCGCCCGGCGCGCGACGGCCGGCGCGTGGTGTGTGTCCATCCCGCCGGCGGCACGGCGTTCTGCTACCTGCCGCTGGCCACGGCTCTGCCGGAGGAGACCGGCGTCCAGGGAGTGCAGGCGCCGGGGATCAACGCCGGTGAGCGTCCGCTGCCGTCGGTGGAGGCCATGGCGGAGCACTACCTGTCGCTCGTACGGCCCGGCCCCGACGAGTCCCTGGTGCTGGTCGGGCTCTCCTTCGGCGGCCTGGTCGCGCACGAGATGGGACGCAGGCTCGCCCGGGCCGGCCACCGGCGTACCGCCGTGGTCCTGCTCGACACGCACGGCACCGACGACACGGCCGGGCGCGCGGACTTCGAGCCGGTCGGTGCGGCGGAGTTCCGCGAGAAACTCGTCCGCTTCAACGGCATGTACCCCGGCATAGACGACGCGCAGATCGACCGGTACTTCCAGATCTACAACCACCACCGCGTCGCGGCCCGCGACCACACGCCCGGCCCGACGGACGCCCCGCTGCTGCTCGTACAGGCCGAATCGGACGCGCCCGACCCCGACGAGGCGGCCGCGGCGGACGAGGAACTGCGCGGCTTCTGGCACCGGCGGGCCCGCGGCGGCCTCACCGTCGAGCGGGTCAAGGGCGGCCACTGGGATGTGCTGGAAGGCGAGAGCGTCCCGTTCATCGCCGATCTGATCACCGGCCGGTTCGAACGACTCGACGCCACGCCCCCGCCAACGGCATGA
- a CDS encoding DUF4142 domain-containing protein, translating to MRRINGTALIIAALVATVAALAFPVWSYADRSGTGQANIAASTVSTQWGPLTASDRDLLVKVRLAGLWELPAGQQAIDRAPSQAIKDCGDHLVVGHTDLDKRAISVAAKLGVELPNQPTEQQQGWLRELSEAQGDEYERKFANLLRNAHGKVFSAIALVRHTTRNELIRQLASDANVTVLDHITMLEATGKVDFDALANEAAGTLTASPSGPPAPNGNLPPAAVPVEPTGNETFTSEPSTQPGAPTAINTNRPDPEEAPTPSP from the coding sequence TTGCGACGCATCAACGGTACGGCGCTCATCATCGCGGCATTGGTCGCGACAGTCGCGGCGTTGGCCTTCCCCGTGTGGTCGTACGCCGATCGCTCCGGGACCGGGCAGGCGAACATCGCCGCGTCGACGGTCTCGACCCAGTGGGGGCCGCTGACCGCGTCCGATCGCGATCTGCTGGTGAAGGTACGGCTGGCCGGGCTCTGGGAGCTGCCGGCCGGACAGCAGGCGATCGACCGGGCGCCCAGCCAGGCGATCAAGGACTGCGGTGACCACCTGGTCGTCGGACACACCGACCTGGACAAGCGTGCCATCTCCGTGGCCGCGAAACTCGGGGTCGAGCTGCCGAACCAGCCGACCGAACAGCAGCAGGGCTGGCTGCGGGAGCTGTCGGAGGCACAGGGCGACGAGTACGAACGGAAGTTCGCGAATCTGCTGCGCAACGCGCACGGCAAGGTCTTCTCGGCCATCGCGCTGGTCCGGCACACCACCAGGAACGAACTGATCCGGCAGCTGGCGAGTGACGCCAACGTCACCGTGCTCGACCACATCACCATGCTGGAGGCCACCGGCAAGGTCGACTTCGACGCCCTCGCCAACGAGGCCGCCGGCACCCTGACCGCGAGCCCGAGCGGCCCGCCGGCGCCCAACGGCAACCTGCCGCCGGCCGCCGTGCCCGTCGAGCCGACCGGGAACGAGACGTTCACCTCCGAGCCCTCGACGCAGCCCGGCGCGCCGACGGCGATCAACACCAACCGGCCCGACCCGGAGGAGGCGCCGACGCCCTCCCCGTGA
- a CDS encoding DUF692 domain-containing protein, which produces MNGTPRGSTARLGVGIGWRPEIAGAVESLPGIDWVEAVAENLCPDRLPDSLVRLRERGVTVVPHGVSLGLGGADRPDARRLADLAERAEALGSPLVTEHIAFVRAGGERTASPLIEAGHLLPVPRTRDALRVLCENVRIAQDSLPVPLAVENIAALISWPDEEMSEGRFLAELVERTGVRLLIDVANLHTNHVNRGEDPARALDELPVEAIAYVHVAGGVERDGVWHDTHAHPVSRPVLDVLAELRSRVDPPGVLLERDDDFPPAAELAGELTAIRETIRMTEAKGAARAARTEAVPAEGAADGEGEVSEDGEDGSTDPARQRLALAETSLLSALVAGTPVPEGFDRRRLRVQSRALSVKRAGVVAKVAPELPEILGAGYRSAFLGYAASRPMRAGYRRDALDFAEHLLVAGHPESHAARRRLSLWWQERAGARPPRRATRLVRVARAALAGR; this is translated from the coding sequence ATGAACGGCACACCGCGCGGGAGTACGGCACGGCTGGGAGTCGGCATCGGGTGGCGGCCGGAGATCGCCGGCGCGGTGGAGTCGCTGCCCGGTATCGACTGGGTCGAGGCCGTCGCGGAGAACCTCTGTCCCGACCGGCTGCCCGACTCGCTGGTACGGCTGCGCGAACGCGGCGTCACGGTCGTCCCGCACGGGGTCTCGCTGGGGCTCGGCGGCGCGGACCGGCCGGACGCGCGACGGCTGGCGGATCTGGCGGAGCGGGCCGAGGCGCTCGGTTCGCCGCTGGTCACCGAGCACATCGCGTTCGTACGGGCGGGCGGTGAGCGCACCGCTTCGCCGCTGATCGAGGCCGGACATCTGCTGCCGGTGCCGCGCACCCGGGACGCGCTGCGGGTGCTCTGCGAGAACGTGCGGATCGCCCAGGACTCGCTGCCCGTGCCGCTGGCGGTGGAGAACATCGCCGCCCTGATCTCCTGGCCGGACGAGGAGATGAGCGAGGGCCGCTTCCTGGCGGAGCTGGTGGAACGCACCGGTGTCCGGCTGCTCATCGATGTGGCCAACCTGCACACCAACCACGTGAACCGGGGCGAGGACCCGGCCCGGGCGCTGGACGAGCTGCCGGTCGAGGCCATCGCGTACGTCCATGTCGCGGGCGGGGTCGAGCGCGACGGCGTCTGGCACGACACGCACGCCCACCCGGTGTCCCGGCCCGTCCTCGACGTGCTGGCGGAGCTGCGCTCGCGGGTGGACCCGCCGGGGGTGCTGCTGGAGCGCGACGACGACTTCCCGCCCGCGGCGGAGCTGGCCGGGGAGCTGACGGCCATCCGCGAGACGATCCGGATGACGGAGGCGAAGGGCGCGGCGCGTGCCGCCCGTACGGAGGCGGTGCCCGCCGAGGGCGCGGCCGACGGCGAAGGCGAAGTCAGTGAGGACGGCGAGGACGGCTCCACCGACCCCGCCCGCCAGCGCCTCGCCCTCGCCGAGACGTCCCTGCTCTCCGCCCTGGTCGCCGGTACGCCCGTCCCCGAGGGGTTCGACCGCAGGCGGCTGCGGGTCCAGAGCCGCGCCCTCTCCGTGAAGCGCGCCGGTGTCGTCGCCAAGGTCGCCCCCGAGCTGCCGGAGATCCTCGGCGCCGGCTACCGCTCGGCGTTCCTCGGCTACGCCGCGAGCCGCCCCATGCGCGCCGGTTACCGCCGCGACGCGCTCGACTTCGCCGAACACCTCCTGGTCGCCGGGCATCCCGAGAGCCACGCGGCCCGGCGGCGCCTGTCCCTGTGGTGGCAGGAGCGCGCCGGAGCGCGACCGCCCCGCCGGGCGACCCGTCTCGTCCGGGTGGCGCGTGCCGCGCTCGCGGGAAGGTGA
- a CDS encoding alpha/beta hydrolase, giving the protein MRAVVKCGALTALGSLVLSGLVAAPADGATAGAGSAADLYGAVRARAHETRGVARAAERAGRAGIAFGACPEAESLPAPVTCGTVEVPLDYAEPDGRKISLTVSRVAASGPAGERQGALVFNPGGPGASSMYFPLAAELPEWKRIAGAYDIVGYAPRGVGRSAPLSCEDPADTLKAPTQAPVHPSESYKRERIAEAKAYAQGCADHAGAALPHYNSLNNARDLDVLRAALGEQKLTYLGASYGTYFGALYATLFPSHVRRMVFDSAVDPDPRQIWYRNNLDQSAAFERRWTDFLTWIAKHDRTYHLGGDIEEVRKNYEKMRAGVTHEPAGGKVGPGQLQGVMLSAGYYDDYWAIRATALSEYVKGNPKPLIEQATPRPEAAADSENGNAVYTAVECNDAPWPTDWRIWDRDNTELARTAPFETWDNAFMNLPCAYWPAPRQTPLDVGTLPGELPPILILAAERDAATPYAGALELQRRLAGAVLVTERDAGTHGVAGGSNACIDTYLEDYLLLGKAPVRHAECAPHPEPNPVSLERVSKSADPHRGLGPAPRV; this is encoded by the coding sequence ATGAGAGCAGTTGTGAAGTGCGGGGCTCTGACCGCCCTCGGCTCCCTGGTCCTGTCGGGGCTCGTCGCCGCCCCCGCGGACGGCGCGACCGCCGGGGCCGGTTCGGCCGCGGACCTGTACGGCGCCGTGCGGGCCCGCGCCCACGAGACCCGGGGTGTGGCCCGCGCGGCCGAGCGGGCCGGTAGGGCCGGGATCGCGTTCGGTGCCTGTCCCGAGGCCGAGTCGCTGCCCGCCCCCGTCACCTGCGGCACCGTCGAGGTCCCCCTCGACTACGCGGAGCCCGACGGCCGGAAGATCTCCCTCACCGTCAGCCGCGTCGCGGCGAGCGGTCCGGCCGGGGAGCGGCAGGGCGCGCTGGTCTTCAACCCCGGTGGCCCCGGCGCCTCCAGCATGTACTTCCCGCTGGCAGCCGAGCTGCCCGAGTGGAAGCGGATCGCCGGGGCGTACGACATCGTGGGCTACGCGCCGCGCGGGGTCGGCCGCTCGGCGCCGCTCTCCTGCGAGGACCCGGCGGACACCCTGAAGGCCCCCACCCAGGCCCCGGTGCACCCCTCCGAGTCGTACAAGCGCGAGCGGATCGCGGAGGCCAAGGCGTACGCGCAGGGCTGCGCCGACCACGCGGGGGCGGCGCTCCCGCACTACAACTCGCTCAACAACGCCCGCGATCTGGACGTGCTGCGCGCCGCCCTCGGCGAGCAGAAGCTGACGTATCTCGGCGCCTCGTACGGCACCTACTTCGGCGCGCTGTACGCGACGCTCTTCCCGTCCCACGTACGCCGGATGGTCTTCGACTCGGCGGTCGACCCCGATCCCCGGCAGATCTGGTACCGCAACAACCTCGATCAGTCGGCCGCGTTCGAGCGGCGCTGGACGGACTTCCTCACCTGGATCGCCAAGCACGACAGGACGTACCACCTGGGCGGCGACATCGAAGAGGTGCGGAAGAACTACGAGAAGATGCGCGCCGGGGTCACCCACGAGCCGGCCGGCGGGAAGGTCGGGCCCGGTCAGCTCCAGGGCGTGATGCTCTCCGCCGGTTACTACGACGACTACTGGGCGATCCGCGCCACCGCGCTCTCCGAGTACGTCAAGGGCAACCCCAAGCCGCTGATCGAGCAGGCCACGCCCCGGCCCGAGGCCGCCGCCGACAGCGAGAACGGCAACGCCGTGTACACCGCCGTCGAGTGCAACGACGCGCCGTGGCCGACGGACTGGCGGATCTGGGACCGTGACAACACCGAACTCGCGCGCACCGCGCCGTTCGAGACCTGGGACAACGCCTTCATGAATCTGCCGTGCGCCTACTGGCCCGCGCCCCGGCAGACCCCGCTCGACGTCGGCACCCTGCCGGGCGAGCTGCCCCCGATCCTGATCCTGGCGGCGGAACGGGACGCGGCGACCCCGTACGCCGGTGCCCTGGAGCTTCAGCGGCGGCTGGCGGGCGCGGTGCTGGTGACCGAGAGGGACGCGGGGACACACGGGGTCGCCGGCGGCTCCAACGCCTGTATCGACACCTATCTGGAGGACTACCTGCTGCTCGGAAAGGCGCCGGTGCGGCACGCGGAGTGCGCGCCCCACCCGGAACCGAACCCGGTCTCGCTCGAACGGGTCAGCAAGAGCGCCGACCCGCACAGAGGGCTCGGTCCGGCGCCGCGCGTCTGA
- a CDS encoding glycosyltransferase family 39 protein has product MISHIAQHRRGLLVRLIPMVWTLALGLWGLSRQHSVWRDEAATWQVARRSTADIWHMLAQIDAVHGLYYLLMRGLFLGFGPGTTTLRLPSVLAMAVAAACVAAIGHRLAGAWAGLGGGLAFGLLPAVQFYLQEGRPYALVTAGAGISTLLLVTVLADGRGRAARWVGYGSAVLLCGLLNWLSLLILPAHLATLLWSRAGREVWTRWAAASAAAVAGVLPLILFSGGQSEQVSWIPPLTWHMMIGPAVLLTIGGLGALLERPRGGRLSVAAVGLPLLAVPQICLIGLSLVRPLFLDRYVAFSLLGLALLIGVALGVAVRAAAPRFPRASAWLLPVVVAVAMVALLPQSLAKRSPSSRVDDVLAVASDVRRLKGTGAAVLFVPAARRDTKSVSPDAFTGLRDIALTATPEASGTLKGVEAEPASIRAAMLTHRRILLVSDAATVAKPVSGRRDRAKLSVLREHFTVVADEQVRGRRVTVYERHGPARPHTLRNRGGGDGRVVGRSLRRAAPDRALCAGRRSC; this is encoded by the coding sequence ATGATCTCCCACATAGCCCAGCACCGGCGCGGTCTGCTCGTCCGGCTGATACCGATGGTGTGGACCCTCGCCCTCGGCCTGTGGGGACTGTCCCGGCAGCACAGCGTGTGGCGGGACGAGGCCGCGACCTGGCAGGTGGCCCGGCGGTCCACCGCCGATATCTGGCACATGCTGGCGCAGATCGACGCCGTGCACGGGCTCTACTACCTGCTGATGCGCGGACTTTTCCTGGGGTTCGGGCCCGGCACCACGACTCTGCGGCTGCCCTCCGTGCTGGCGATGGCGGTGGCGGCGGCCTGTGTGGCGGCCATCGGCCACCGGCTGGCCGGGGCCTGGGCGGGCCTGGGGGGTGGGCTGGCGTTCGGGCTGCTGCCCGCCGTGCAGTTCTATCTCCAGGAGGGCCGGCCGTACGCGCTGGTCACGGCCGGGGCCGGGATCTCGACGCTGCTGCTGGTGACGGTGCTCGCCGACGGGCGCGGCCGGGCGGCGCGCTGGGTCGGGTACGGCTCCGCGGTCCTGCTGTGCGGGCTGCTGAACTGGCTGTCGCTGCTGATCCTGCCCGCGCACCTGGCCACCCTCCTCTGGTCGCGGGCCGGGCGGGAGGTGTGGACGCGCTGGGCGGCGGCGTCGGCCGCAGCCGTGGCGGGCGTGCTGCCGCTGATCCTGTTCAGCGGGGGCCAGTCCGAGCAGGTGTCCTGGATACCGCCGCTGACCTGGCACATGATGATCGGCCCCGCGGTCCTGCTGACGATCGGCGGCCTCGGGGCCCTGCTGGAGCGGCCGCGCGGCGGCCGGCTGTCGGTGGCGGCCGTCGGGCTGCCCCTGCTGGCGGTGCCGCAGATCTGCCTGATCGGTCTCTCGCTGGTCCGGCCGCTGTTCCTGGACCGGTACGTCGCGTTCAGCCTGCTCGGTCTGGCGCTGCTGATCGGGGTGGCGCTGGGCGTGGCGGTGCGGGCGGCCGCGCCGCGGTTCCCGAGGGCGTCCGCATGGCTGCTCCCCGTGGTCGTCGCCGTGGCCATGGTGGCCCTGCTGCCGCAGTCACTGGCCAAGCGGTCCCCGTCGAGCCGGGTGGACGACGTCCTGGCGGTGGCGTCGGACGTGCGGCGGCTGAAGGGGACCGGGGCCGCGGTGCTCTTCGTACCGGCGGCGCGCCGCGACACCAAGTCGGTCTCCCCCGACGCCTTCACCGGCCTGCGGGACATAGCGCTGACGGCGACCCCGGAGGCGTCGGGGACGCTGAAGGGCGTGGAGGCCGAGCCCGCCTCGATCCGGGCCGCGATGCTGACTCATCGGCGGATACTGCTGGTCTCGGACGCGGCGACGGTGGCGAAGCCGGTGTCGGGACGGCGGGACAGGGCGAAGCTCTCCGTACTGAGGGAGCACTTCACGGTGGTGGCGGACGAGCAGGTACGCGGCCGGCGGGTGACGGTGTACGAACGGCACGGACCCGCCCGCCCCCACACCCTGCGGAACCGGGGCGGCGGGGACGGACGGGTCGTCGGCCGGTCGCTCAGACGCGCGGCGCCGGACCGAGCCCTCTGTGCGGGTCGGCGCTCTTGCTGA
- the hemQ gene encoding hydrogen peroxide-dependent heme synthase: MTAAPEKTPNAGKKAKDLNEVIRYTLWSVFKLREVLPEDRSGYADEVQELFDQLAAKDITVRGTYDVSGLRADADVMIWWHAETADELQDAYNRFRRTRLGRALEPVWSNMALHRPAEFNKSHVPAFLADETPRDYVSVYPFVRSYDWYLLPDEDRRKMLADHGKMARGYPDVRANTVASFSLGDYEWILAFEADELYRIVDLMRHLRASQARLYVREEVPFYTGRRKSVADLVAGLA; the protein is encoded by the coding sequence ATGACTGCTGCTCCAGAGAAGACCCCGAACGCGGGCAAGAAGGCCAAGGACCTCAACGAGGTCATCCGCTACACGCTGTGGTCCGTCTTCAAACTGCGCGAGGTGCTGCCCGAGGACCGGTCCGGCTACGCGGACGAGGTCCAGGAGCTGTTCGACCAGCTCGCCGCCAAGGACATCACCGTACGCGGCACGTACGACGTGTCCGGGCTGCGCGCCGACGCCGACGTCATGATCTGGTGGCACGCGGAGACCGCGGACGAACTCCAGGACGCGTACAACCGGTTCCGGCGCACCCGGCTCGGCCGCGCGCTGGAGCCCGTCTGGTCGAACATGGCGCTGCACCGCCCCGCCGAGTTCAACAAGTCGCACGTGCCGGCCTTCCTGGCCGACGAGACGCCCCGCGACTATGTCAGCGTCTACCCCTTCGTCCGCTCCTACGACTGGTACCTGCTCCCCGACGAGGACCGGCGCAAGATGCTCGCGGACCACGGGAAGATGGCCAGGGGTTACCCGGACGTACGGGCCAACACTGTGGCATCCTTCTCGCTCGGCGACTACGAGTGGATCCTGGCCTTCGAGGCCGACGAGCTGTACCGGATCGTCGACCTGATGCGTCATCTGCGCGCCTCCCAGGCGCGGCTGTACGTTCGGGAAGAGGTGCCGTTCTACACCGGCCGCCGCAAGTCGGTGGCGGATCTGGTGGCCGGGCTCGCGTAG